One part of the Polycyclovorans algicola TG408 genome encodes these proteins:
- a CDS encoding PAS domain-containing sensor histidine kinase encodes MKIPSIESVRGVAWIGSLILAGAFAWLAHQSTQRSDALWDAQHRLCVEAAGSLPAMVARCPELPARQAQRQLSWSLWFGGYLAAQILFLGALQQVGRATLRLSSRHEADLLVEQRQRESTRRRLENLTSHVPGVVFELTQRAGEDLTVAYVSAGALDVLGDPPWVLLGGLNPLAERVHVDDQLLLAEQLRASMRQLTVWASEFRYQHPTRGEVWLRAEATPQQHADGTHAWYGVAVDITHRKGIEAHVARVYDEVQVARAQTDALIDSTTGTAIMVTDLEGRITRFSRSAEALLGWVADEVVDFARPANFLDGVEQQAVDAQPGRGLLEGQSTRFEGRLRHRNGRLIPARVTVTRIASPGSVDTDMAYLWVMTDVSELARALQDARDAAARLQTVTDNAPVLISQFDLQGRHVFCNREYARWWGIAPGTALGQTQAQLLGDDVAALLAPSQAAAMRGELLEQVIAPKPGRWLEIRYVPHRVETQVVGVFWVAVEVTERLQREATQKAFVSTVSHELRTPLTAINGVLGLVSGGALGPMSEEMAEMLALAEQNGQRLTLLVNDLLDLDQLSQGKLAVRPERLSLSVALHEALTLNRAYADTCSVALRLEPPAHALFRADAQRFQQIMANLISNAAKFSPAGAEVLISAERLDQAVRISVRDQGAGIPLLFQPRVFDRFAQADSSDRRQSHGSGLGLAIARELVELMGGEIGFDSVDGVGTRFWFTLPAEV; translated from the coding sequence ATTGATCCTCGCGGGCGCATTTGCGTGGCTGGCGCATCAGTCGACCCAGCGTAGCGATGCATTGTGGGACGCGCAGCATCGCCTGTGTGTCGAGGCTGCGGGCAGCCTTCCGGCCATGGTTGCGCGCTGTCCCGAGCTGCCCGCCCGCCAGGCGCAGCGCCAGCTGTCGTGGTCCCTGTGGTTTGGTGGCTATCTGGCCGCGCAGATTCTGTTTCTGGGCGCGCTGCAGCAGGTGGGACGGGCGACGTTGCGGCTGTCGTCGCGGCATGAGGCCGACCTGCTGGTTGAACAGCGGCAACGCGAGTCCACCCGTCGACGCCTGGAAAACCTCACCAGCCATGTGCCGGGTGTGGTGTTCGAGTTGACACAACGTGCAGGTGAGGACTTGACCGTGGCGTACGTCAGCGCCGGGGCGCTGGACGTCTTGGGCGATCCGCCGTGGGTGTTATTGGGTGGATTGAATCCACTCGCCGAACGGGTCCACGTGGATGACCAGTTGCTGCTCGCCGAGCAATTGCGGGCGTCGATGCGGCAGCTCACGGTGTGGGCATCCGAGTTTCGGTATCAGCACCCGACACGCGGCGAGGTGTGGCTGAGAGCCGAGGCCACGCCGCAGCAACACGCGGACGGCACGCACGCTTGGTACGGCGTGGCGGTCGACATTACCCATCGCAAGGGCATTGAGGCGCATGTGGCGCGGGTCTATGACGAAGTGCAGGTCGCCCGTGCGCAGACCGACGCCTTGATTGACAGCACCACCGGCACGGCCATCATGGTCACCGATCTCGAGGGACGCATCACCCGCTTCAGTCGCTCTGCCGAGGCGCTACTGGGCTGGGTCGCCGATGAAGTCGTCGATTTTGCCCGGCCGGCCAACTTCCTCGATGGCGTCGAGCAGCAAGCGGTGGACGCACAGCCCGGCAGGGGCTTGCTGGAGGGGCAGTCGACACGATTCGAAGGGCGCTTGCGCCACCGCAACGGGCGGCTGATTCCAGCCCGGGTGACGGTTACCCGAATTGCCAGCCCAGGCAGTGTCGACACCGACATGGCCTACCTGTGGGTGATGACCGATGTGTCGGAACTGGCGCGGGCCCTGCAGGATGCGCGCGACGCTGCGGCCCGTCTGCAGACGGTCACCGACAATGCGCCGGTGTTGATCAGTCAGTTTGATTTGCAGGGCCGCCATGTGTTCTGCAATCGTGAATACGCGCGTTGGTGGGGCATTGCGCCCGGTACCGCGCTGGGGCAAACCCAGGCCCAACTGTTGGGCGACGACGTCGCGGCCCTGCTTGCACCGTCGCAGGCCGCCGCGATGCGCGGTGAGCTGCTTGAGCAGGTCATTGCCCCCAAACCGGGACGCTGGCTGGAGATCCGCTACGTGCCGCATCGCGTCGAAACGCAGGTGGTGGGCGTGTTCTGGGTGGCCGTCGAGGTCACCGAGCGGTTGCAGCGTGAGGCCACGCAGAAGGCCTTTGTCAGTACCGTGAGCCATGAGTTGCGCACGCCGCTGACCGCCATCAACGGCGTCCTGGGACTGGTCAGCGGCGGCGCGCTGGGGCCAATGTCTGAGGAGATGGCCGAGATGCTGGCCCTTGCCGAGCAGAACGGGCAACGTTTGACGCTGCTGGTCAACGATCTGCTTGATCTGGATCAGCTCAGTCAGGGCAAACTGGCCGTGCGCCCCGAGCGGCTGTCGCTGTCGGTGGCGCTACACGAAGCGTTGACCCTCAATCGCGCGTATGCCGACACCTGTTCGGTGGCCCTGAGGCTCGAGCCGCCAGCGCATGCCCTGTTTCGCGCCGATGCACAACGCTTTCAACAGATCATGGCCAACCTGATTTCCAATGCCGCCAAGTTTTCGCCCGCCGGTGCGGAGGTGCTGATTTCGGCCGAGCGTCTCGATCAGGCCGTGCGCATCAGCGTCCGTGACCAGGGGGCCGGCATTCCGCTGCTGTTTCAGCCCAGGGTGTTCGACCGTTTTGCCCAGGCGGACAGTTCGGATCGTCGCCAAAGCCACGGCAGTGGTCTGGGGTTGGCCATTGCACGCGAGCTGGTGGAGCTGATGGGCGGTGAGATCGGTTTTGATTCGGTTGACGGCGTTGGCACGCGCTTCTGGTTCACCCTGCCGGCAGAGGTTTGA
- a CDS encoding GGDEF domain-containing response regulator: protein MTPDTAAQIHAELAALNLAYQARLTDDLLALQAQVASLVEPGAHQIDVPYATLLPALHQLIGSAGTFGEASLSDGARQIEHLLRSRQRDDRPWTVDDRAALVESVHGLARLRAGRDPQAATVMPGVGNREVRRVDVLEDDPSILSILTSALRSFGYVVEGHSSVEALEASLSQRRPDAMIVDVHLGAGGNGLALLESLQDQRYPPIPTLVITTRDDFAHRLRAVRAGAVGFFSKPVDLPQLENRLELCFDDYRGEPFRVVAVDDDPMLLARYQLVLGRAGVGVYPVSDPEQLHETLNSVVPDLLLLDVQMPGCTGAELAQMVRFDERWIGLPIIYVSAESDLGLQTAAMVRGGDEFMIKPINDAILVATVLSRSRRSRALANALARDSLTGLLKHGSAKEQLAQALSRATRSGQPCAVAMIDLDHFKRINDTHGHAVGDKVIRSLASLLKNSLRKDDIVGRYGGEEFLVVMNNIDAAAAADKLDRLREQFSVLDFQGVDGLFRVSFSGGVSDSRRFPDVADVLVKADAALYRAKAAGRDRMAVDAGEEAG from the coding sequence ATGACCCCTGATACCGCAGCACAGATACATGCCGAGTTGGCGGCGCTTAACCTCGCCTATCAGGCGCGGCTGACGGACGACCTGCTGGCGTTGCAGGCCCAGGTGGCATCCCTGGTCGAGCCAGGCGCCCACCAAATCGACGTGCCTTACGCCACGTTGCTGCCCGCCTTGCATCAGCTGATCGGCTCGGCGGGCACCTTCGGCGAAGCGTCTCTGAGTGACGGTGCCCGTCAGATTGAGCACCTGCTGCGCAGCCGGCAGCGCGACGACCGACCGTGGACCGTCGACGACCGCGCGGCGCTGGTCGAGTCCGTGCACGGGTTGGCGCGGCTGCGTGCCGGTCGCGATCCACAGGCGGCCACGGTCATGCCGGGGGTCGGAAATCGTGAGGTTCGGCGCGTCGATGTGCTCGAAGATGACCCGTCGATTCTGAGCATCCTGACCAGTGCGCTGCGCAGCTTCGGCTATGTCGTGGAGGGCCATTCCAGCGTCGAAGCGCTGGAAGCATCGCTGTCACAGCGGCGCCCGGACGCGATGATTGTCGACGTGCACCTCGGGGCTGGTGGTAATGGATTGGCGCTGCTGGAGTCGCTGCAGGACCAGCGATACCCGCCGATTCCGACCCTGGTCATCACCACGCGCGATGACTTTGCCCATCGCCTGCGGGCAGTTCGGGCGGGCGCGGTGGGGTTTTTCAGCAAGCCGGTTGATCTTCCCCAGCTCGAGAACCGGCTGGAGCTTTGCTTCGACGATTACCGCGGCGAGCCGTTCCGGGTCGTGGCCGTTGACGACGACCCGATGTTGCTGGCGCGCTACCAACTGGTGCTGGGGCGCGCCGGCGTCGGCGTGTACCCGGTATCCGACCCGGAGCAACTGCACGAGACGCTCAACTCGGTGGTCCCCGATCTCTTGCTGCTGGATGTGCAGATGCCTGGCTGCACGGGTGCGGAGCTGGCGCAGATGGTGCGCTTCGACGAGCGCTGGATCGGGCTGCCGATCATCTATGTGTCCGCCGAGTCAGACCTGGGGCTGCAGACCGCCGCCATGGTGCGCGGCGGCGACGAGTTCATGATCAAACCGATCAATGACGCCATTTTGGTGGCCACGGTGCTGTCACGTTCGCGGCGCTCGCGGGCGCTGGCCAATGCGCTGGCGCGCGACAGCCTCACCGGACTGCTCAAACACGGCTCGGCCAAGGAGCAGCTCGCCCAGGCCCTGTCGCGTGCAACGCGCTCCGGGCAGCCTTGCGCGGTGGCCATGATTGACCTTGATCATTTTAAAAGAATCAACGACACCCACGGCCATGCGGTGGGCGACAAGGTCATTCGTTCGCTCGCCAGCCTGTTGAAGAACAGCCTTCGCAAGGACGATATCGTCGGCCGCTATGGCGGCGAGGAGTTTTTGGTGGTCATGAACAACATCGATGCGGCGGCGGCGGCGGACAAGCTGGACCGGTTGCGTGAGCAGTTCTCGGTGCTCGACTTTCAGGGGGTCGATGGTCTGTTTCGCGTCAGCTTCAGCGGTGGGGTGAGTGACTCCCGACGGTTTCCCGACGTCGCCGACGTGCTGGTCAAAGCCGATGCCGCTTTGTATCGCGCCAAGGCAGCCGGCCGCGACCGGATGGCGGTGGATGCCGGCGAGGAGGCCGGCTGA
- a CDS encoding response regulator — protein sequence MANTLRRILHVEDDPAIRRIAALALGRVGGFEVRSAASADEALTVLAEWQPQLILLDVMMPVVDGPMLLTCLRSGAATAGLPVMFMTAKGREDERAHLKGLGALAVLEKPFDPMTLASTVRQHWETLS from the coding sequence ATGGCCAACACCCTGCGGCGAATCTTGCATGTCGAAGACGACCCCGCCATTCGCCGGATCGCGGCCTTGGCGCTGGGGCGCGTCGGCGGCTTTGAGGTGCGCAGCGCCGCCTCGGCGGACGAGGCGCTCACCGTTCTTGCGGAATGGCAGCCACAGTTGATCTTGCTGGACGTGATGATGCCGGTTGTCGACGGACCAATGCTGTTGACGTGTTTGCGTAGCGGCGCCGCAACAGCAGGTCTGCCGGTCATGTTCATGACCGCCAAAGGCCGTGAAGATGAGCGGGCGCATCTCAAGGGCCTGGGCGCGCTGGCGGTGTTGGAGAAGCCGTTTGATCCGATGACGTTGGCCAGTACGGTGCGTCAGCATTGGGAGACCCTGTCATGA